From the Peptococcaceae bacterium 1198_IL3148 genome, the window ACATCTTTCTCTTGACCCAGCAGGTTTGTATCCAGATCAGGAAACAGGTAGTTAGCAGCCACCTGATAGCCCACCACAAATAGAGCCACTAACAGAACACTAAATATAATAATGGGCATTTTCTTTTTAAGTTTGCGTTTTTTTGCCATAAAATTACACCTACTTTCAGTACTGGTGTTTAACAGATTAATTTTATCGCACTATAACTGACAATTCAACTGGAATATTAAGCACCCTCTTTTTATATGACGCCAAAGTCAAGCAAAACGTTTCAAAAATGATTCATTAACATACATTTTCCACTTACACATGTAGGGGCCCGATTTATCGCGCCCCTAACGCAACCTTTGTTTATAAGCTAAGGTGTTGCACTATGTGCAATATTTTACTTTCTACCCAACCTATAGGTTTTCAGCACCAACATGACAAATTTGGGTAACACCAATTGTCGTTTAATTCGGCTTGGTTCCTTGACCAATCGATACAGCCACTCGATTTTCAGCTGTTGCGTCCATTTAGGTGCCCGTTGCTTTCTTCCAGACACAACATCAAAGCTACCGCCTACCCCCATGGCCACCGGCACCCCCATTTGGGGCTGATACTTGGCAATCCACTGCTCCTGCCGGGGAGCACCTAGGGCCACAAACAACAGGTGGGGATTAGCCTCCCGAATCATTTCCGCAATGCGACCACTTTCACTATCGGTAAAATAGCCGTGATAAGTGCCGACAATGGTTAGGCCCGGGTGTTGCTGCTTTAGCCTTTGGCCAGCCTCTTCGGCCACCCCCGGTGCGGCCCCCAATAAAAAGACCCGCCAGCCTTGGTGTTCGCCTTTGGCACAAAGGTGTAGCATTAAATCAATGCCGGTCACCCGCTCCGGCACCGGACTACCGGCGATGTTGCAGGCCCAGACAATACCGGTGCCATCCGGCGTTACCAAATCGGCGCTGTTGGCTAAATCCAGCAGTGCTTTCTCCCTTTGGGCCCGATACAAATACTCCGGGTTTAGCGTTATGATATGATGCGGGCGGCCGGATTTTACAAAATCTGCCGCCCGGTCTACAGTTTGTTCCATATTAAGGGCATCAATATAAGCCCCTAGCAATTCTACTCTCAAAGATGTAAACCTCACTTAAATGTATTTCTTGGTGGTAAAGTGAATAGAGAATGAACTGGTATCAATATCCTTGGCTATCGCCTGGGGTGGAAACTTAAAGGTCTGCAAGCAACCTTTATTTTTGCCCAAAATTAATTCTTCATCGATATGGAAAAGCTTAGAGGCCACCTTCACCCCTTGGGCATCTTTAACTGTTATTGGAATGTTTTCAATCTGCAACACCTTTTGGGTACCGTTACGGATCACCACAGTAACCTCAAGCTCACCCTCACTATTAAACTTCACTTCATAGGGAGTAACATTTAACTGATCTGGTTTAACCGGTGGCAGTTTGGTTAGGATATCTTTTAGTGTTTCAAGCTCCAATTGTCTTTCCTTTTGTTGCATAGCTAAAGCGGCATTTACTTCATCCTGCGGGCTGTCCTTAGCCATAAAGCTAATTCTCCAGTCATCATGTTTAACAATGTCTACAAATACGTTTTCCTTGTCAAAAATCAATTCCCATGGCCGGGCAGTGTGTGAAGGAATAGCCCCCATCTTACTTAGGTCAAACTCTTGTTGAGCCAGCACTTTGTTATCTGAGCTAACAATGGCCAGCTTGGTAGCACCCAATCTCACCGGCTGAGATAATCCATTGCGCAAATAGAAGCCTACTTCTAGGTGATCCTTCTCATTAACGGCGTAAATACCGTTAAG encodes:
- a CDS encoding SLAP domain-containing protein — translated: MAEFLKRLTDKTQRQVTESVTVKANAEEAEKNNRIKTKLSLHPDWKVASGNTSYALKEIMEKEVGQLPDIKEGFIGLNGIYAVNEKDHLEVGFYLRNGLSQPVRLGATKLAIVSSDNKVLAQQEFDLSKMGAIPSHTARPWELIFDKENVFVDIVKHDDWRISFMAKDSPQDEVNAALAMQQKERQLELETLKDILTKLPPVKPDQLNVTPYEVKFNSEGELEVTVVIRNGTQKVLQIENIPITVKDAQGVKVASKLFHIDEELILGKNKGCLQTFKFPPQAIAKDIDTSSFSIHFTTKKYI
- a CDS encoding WecB/TagA/CpsF family glycosyltransferase, which codes for MRVELLGAYIDALNMEQTVDRAADFVKSGRPHHIITLNPEYLYRAQREKALLDLANSADLVTPDGTGIVWACNIAGSPVPERVTGIDLMLHLCAKGEHQGWRVFLLGAAPGVAEEAGQRLKQQHPGLTIVGTYHGYFTDSESGRIAEMIREANPHLLFVALGAPRQEQWIAKYQPQMGVPVAMGVGGSFDVVSGRKQRAPKWTQQLKIEWLYRLVKEPSRIKRQLVLPKFVMLVLKTYRLGRK